One part of the Amblyraja radiata isolate CabotCenter1 chromosome 43, sAmbRad1.1.pri, whole genome shotgun sequence genome encodes these proteins:
- the snapc2 gene encoding snRNA-activating protein complex subunit 2 encodes MKPPSRVRAAPQRYSGVPQTGVGDGEDGEAETAEMWSRSEKQQMLRAMGQQSAGRPLDQLALETAVPTRCPQEVLGYVQSLCQRSERSAVQKVYNQRRREHHHRLRQPHVPLQIWTELAEAVTGRLDEVIATAVSQTLLIAATEPVCGDGHCRVPARDGGGHGEGEGRGPGEEAAPSGSGSGPAAEGEPPGSQRQARDTDTDTDTDTECAAVYSFLSAAVRGTPLPPLPPQASSLLLELLHSLPAQVLSLRGRPLSPALQGSQGRLQGLHRLAPPGARPTSPLNPLPRPLNPFTLPLGLLVGGEGDSPAPSPPSPALIL; translated from the exons ATGAAGCCGCCGTCACGTGTGCGTGCGGCCCCGCAGCGCTACAGCGGGGTGCCCCAGACGGGGGTCGGGGATGGCGAGGATGGCGAGGCAGAGACGGCGGAGATGTGGAGCCGCAGCGAGAAGCAGCAGATGCTGCGAGCAATGGGCCAGCAGAGTGCCGGGCGGCCCCTCGACCAGCTGGCACTGGAGACAGCCGTGCCCACCCGCTGCCCACAGGAG GTGCTGGGTTACGTACAGAGCCTGTGTCAGCGGTCCGAACGCAGCGCCGTGCAGAAGGTCTACAACCAACGGCGGCGGGAACACCACCACAGGCTGCGGCAGCCACACGTACCACTGCAG ATCTGGACGGAGCTTGCAGAGGCGGTGACAGGACGGCTAGACGAGGTGATCGCCACAGCTGTCTCACAG ACCCTCCTGATCGCAGCCACGGAGCCCGTGTGCGGGGACGGGCACTGTCGAGTGCCAGCGCGGGACGGCGGGGGTcacggtgagggggaggggaggggtcccGGTGAGGAGGCAGCGCCCTCCGGGAGCGGTTCCGGACCCGCCGCTGAGGGGGAGCCCCCGGGCAGCCAGCGCCAGGCacgggacacggacacggacacggacacggacacggagtgCGCTGCTGTCTACAGCTTCCTGTCAGCCGCCGTGAGGGGAACGCCtctgcctcccctcccaccccagg ccTCGTCGCTGCTGCTGGAGCTGCTCCACTCTCTCCCCGCTCAGGTTCTCTCCCTGAGGGgccgccctctctcccccgccctccaAGGGTCCCAGGGCCGGCTCCAGGGTCTCCACCGCCTTGCCCCCCCAGGGGCCCGTCCCACCAGCCCCCTGAACCCCCTCCCCCGGCCCCTcaaccccttcaccctccccctggGACTgctggtgggtggggagggggactcccccgctccctcccccccaAGCCCAGCGCTGATCCTATGA